GCAAACCGATCGGCATGGTCATCCTCGACCTCGACCATTTCAAGAAGATCAACGATACCCATGGCCATGATGTCGGCGACGAGGTGCTGCGGCAGGTCGCCGAGTGCCTGCGTGTCTTTACCCGCTATCATGATGTGCTGGCGCGGCTGGGGGGCGAGGAATTTGCGATCCTGTCGCCCAACATCAACGAGCAGCAGCTTTACCAACTGGCCGACCGCATCCGCCAGGCCATCTCGCAGCTCAGAATCAAGACCGGCAATGTCACCCTGAAGGTGACGACAAGCGCCGGCCTGGCGATCTGGGATGGCAGCGAAAGCGGCGAGGAGCTCTACCGCCGCACCGACAAGCAGCTCTATGAGGCGAAGCGGCTGGGCCGCAACCGGGTTTGCGCCGCCTGATTTTTCGGGCGCAGCTATCGGCAGGAACTGAAATCAAGAAGGAAGCGGCTGGCTTCGCAGACCCCGGTAATGCGGGGCAGGGCGAGTATCGGCAAAAATGCAGGGACTCACTTGCTCGATGGCGGCGTGGAAAGTTGAGACCTGAGTAGCCCTCGATGCTTGTCACGCAGCGCCGGTAACCCGGAAGGCAGTGCATTTCACGGGCACTGACGAAGCATCACGGCTTGAGCAGCGATGACAGCGGCTTTTTGAGCAGGCTCGAGCGGATCGAGCGCAGTTCGTGGCGCGGCGCTTGCGGGTCCTGCTCACGCGGCTCGGTGGCTGGCCGCAGGGTCTCGCCGTAATGGGTCTGCGAACGCGGCTCGGGAGCAGGTCGAATGGTCTCGCCATGAAGGTTCTGTGTCTGAGGCTCTGCGGCTGGACGCGTGGCTTCGCCGTAGTGGTTTTGCGCGCGCGGCTCTTGAGCCGGACGCACTGTCTCGCCGGGCTGGTAGGCAGGTGCCCGTGGGGCGGCGATCTCGCCGGAGCGTGTCGCCATACCCGGCATTGTCGCGGTCGGATCGATTGATGGTGACTGCTCGACCCCTTCGGAGAATGCAACGGCCGGCTTCTCGGCATCGTCGATATGGCGCATCCGCATGACGATCTTGCGCAGGTCGACGTTGTTGCTCTCGTTGCGGTGGACTGGCTGCAGGCCGGAATTGGCCTTTGGCAGGATGTGCTCGGGAACCCGCTCGAATACCATGCGCATCGGCACGGCCACTGCTTCGCCAAAGGCGATCGCCTCGCCATTGCCGATTGACGAGAGAAAACTCATGGTCGAGGCGGATGAATCCGGGATTGCCGAACGGATGATGTCCTGGTCGTGGTCATTGGACAGGCGCATCGCAAATACGGTCGAGCACTGTGACAGGATGGTCGGATCGAGTTCGCCGGGCCGCTGAGTGATGACGCCAAGACTGACGCCGTATTTCCGGCCTTCCTTGGCAATCCGCGAGATTGCCTGCCGAGTTGGAAAGAAGCCCAGCTTCGGATCTGCCGGAACGTAGCGGTGAGCCTCTTCGCAGACCACCAGAATGCGCACGCCGCCAGCGCTCCACAAGGCGATCTCGAAAGCCATGCGGCACAGGATCGACGCGACCGAATTGACCACCTCGGAAGGAATGCCGGCCAACTGGAACGTGGTCACCGGCTTGCCATCGCCGGGAATCCGGAAAATATGGCTGATGGTGGTCAGAATGGTGTCGTGGATGGTGTTGGACGAGAACATGAACTCGTAGCGCGGATCGTTGATTGCTGCCTGCACTCGAACCTTGAGCGATCTGAGATGTGGCTTTTCACTGCGGCCTTCGAGCTTTCCGATCCGCTCATCGATCAACGCCAGAAGATCTGCGACCCGGTAGGGCACCGGCGTATCGGCGGTCACTGAAGAGCGTTCCTGGGTGCGGCGCACCAGAGGACTGTCGTGGTTGCCGCCCTTGAACATTCGCTTGGCCTCGGGGATGAGGTCGCGCAGCACATCGATTTCCTCGGCAATCGCCGGGCGGCCGCGAAACAGCACCTCCGTAAATTCTTCCAGACGGAACAGCCAGAACGGCAGATCCAGCGTGTCGGTATCGATCACCACGGATTCGGTCGGAAACGCCGCAGCAAATTCATTATGCGGGTCGAGGATGAGAATCCTGAGCGCGGGGTCCGCCTTCAACGCCTTGTGCAATAGCAGCGCAACCGCTGTGGTCTTGCCGACACCGGTGGTGCCGACCACGGCAAAGTGCCGCGACAACAGCGCCGGGACATGGATCAGTGCGTCCAGCGAAGGGTCCTGCGTCAGCTTGCCGATGACAGCGGTTTCGCTGACACCCGGATCATAAATGACCGCAAGGTCCGACGAGCGCATCCGGTGAACCACGGCGCCGAGATAAGGGTAATGCGAGATGCCTGCGCTGAATTCGACCTTGCCCTCGATGCCGGTCCGGATTTCACCGACCAGTTCCACTTCGATATGCATGACGTTGTCGTCGTTTTCCGACCAGGCAACCATGTTGGTCTTCATCGAACAGACCAGGGCTACCACCCGGTTCTTGCCGACGCTGATCGAAATCAGCCGCCCGACGGACCAGAGTTCGGCCAGTCCACCGCCGTCGCTGCCGGCAATGGCGCTGACTGTGGCCTTGGAACCGGAACAGCCAATGACGCGGCCCAGTAAACGGTTTCCCGGTGCAGCCTTGTCGCGACGATTGCGGCCTTCCTCGGAATCGTCGAAAGTTGAAGTCGTGCCAGTGTCCAAAACAGATCTTTCTACATTTTCCCAACCATGGCACCGCTGGGTTAACGGGGTCTTTAGGACTGTCGCGTATCGGCAAATATCAGAGATTTTTGCCGATTTTTGCCGTTGACGCTGGCTATCCAAGGCGGTACGACAGTAGCCATGATACCGATGGCAAACATTATTGTAGTAAGAAGGCGCATGGGCAGGGTGGCGTAGCTACCCGGCGAAAGCACCCATGCGCGACACGAGGCTCCTTCCGGAGCCTTTTTTTATGGCTTAAACCGGGTTATTGAGCCCGACAAACAGATGACACAAGGGGTCAGGCGATATGGCCGGCAATGAAATGGAAATGACAGGCGCTGAAATGGTCTTGCAGGCGCTGCGCGACAACGGCGTCGAACACATCTTCGGCTATCCCGGCGGCGCGGTTCTGCCGATCTACGATGAACTGCATCAGCAGGACACGATCCAGCACATTCTGGTGCGTCACGAACAGGGCGCCGGCCACATGGCCGAGGGCTATGCCCGTTCCACCGGCAAGCCCGGTGTTGTGCTCGTCACTTCTGGCCCCGGCGCCACCAATGTCGTCACCGCGCTGCAGGACGCGCTGATGGATTCGATCCCGCTGGTCTGCCTTACCGGTCAGGTCCCGACCTCGCTGATCGGCTCGGATGCCTTCCAGGAATGCGACACCGTCGGCATCACCCGGCCGTGCACCAAGCACAACTGGCTGGTCAAGGACGTCAACCAGCTCTCCCGCGTCATTCATGAAGCCTTCCGCATCGCCACAACCGGCCGCCCCGGACCAGTCGTTGTCGATATCCCCAAGGACGTTCAGTTCGCTACCGGCATCTACACCCCGCCATCGCCGGTAATCGAGCAGAAGAGCTACCAGCCGAAAGTCTCGGGCGACCTAGACAAGATCCGTGCCGCGATCGAGCTGATGGCCGGGGCCAAGCGCCCGATCATCTATTCCGGCGGTGGCGTGGTAAATTCCGGCCGCGAAGCCAGCCAGTTGCTGCGCGAACTGGTCGAACTCACCGGCTTTCCGATCACCTCCACCCTGATGGGTCTGGGTGCCTATCCGGCTTCGGGCAAGAACTGGATGGGCATGCTTGGCATGCATGGCACCTATGAAGCCAACATGGCGATGCATGATTGCGATGTCATGGTCTGCATTGGCGCCCGCTTCGATGACCGCATCACCGGACGTCTGGATGCGTTCTCGCCGAATTCGAAGAAGATCCATATCGATATCGACCCCTCCTCGATCAACAAGATCGTCAGAACCGAAGTCGGTATTGTCGGCGATATCGGCCATGTGCTCGAGGACATGGTCCGGTTGTGGCGCGCGTCGAAGAAAACCGACCGCAGCCAGTTGGCTGACTGGTGGACCCAGATCTCCAAGTGGAGGGGGCGTAATTCGCTGGCCTATCCGTCCAACAAGGACGTGATCATGCCGCAATACGCGATCCAGCGGCTCTATGAGCTGACCAAGGACCGCGACACCTACATCACCACCGAAGTTGGCCAGCACCAGATGTGGGCGGCGCAGTTTTATGGCTTTGAGGAACCCAACCGCTGGATGACATCGGGCGGACTTGGCACCATGGGCTATGGCTTTCCGGCCGCCATCGGCGCCCAGGTTGCCCACCGTGATAGCCTGGTCATCGATATTGCCGGCGACGCCTCGATCCAGATGTGCATCCAGGAAATGTCGTGCGCGGTTCAACACCAGTTGCCGGTCAAGATCTTCATTCTCAACAACCAGTACATGGGCATGGTGCGGCAATGGCAGCAATTGCTGCATGGTAACCGGCTGTCGCATTCCTACACTGAATCTATGCCGGATTTCGTCAAGCTGGCTGAAGCCTATGGCGGCGTCGGCATTCGCTGCGACAAGCCAGGCGACCTCGACGATGCGATCACAAAAATGATCGATACGCCGCAGCCAGTGATCTTCGATTGCCGTGTGGCGTCACTCGCAAACTGCTTCCCGATGATCCCGTCGGGCAAGGCGCATAACGATATGCTGCTGCCTGATGAAGCCACCGACGAAGCTGTCGCCAACGCCATTGATGCAAAAGGTCGCGCGCTCGTTTGAGCCGCGCCTGCAACAGGAACTGATCTCATGAACGCTCAGCATCAACCCACAGGTTCGGCCTATTTCATGACCGCCGAAACCGCCCTTCCGGAAACCCACACGCTCTCGGTTCTGGTCGACAACGAGCCGGGCGTTCTTGCCCGTGTTATCGGCTTGTTTTCCGGCCGTGGCTACAACATCGAAAGCCTGACGGTCTCCGAAACCGAGCATGAGGCGCATCTTTCGCGCATCACCATCGTCACCACCGCAACCCCGAATGTGCTTGAACAGGTCAAGGCGCAACTTGAGCGCATTGTTCCGGTCCACCGTGTGGTTGACCTCACCGTACGCTCGGCCGAACTTGGTCACGAAAAGCCGCTGGAACGCGAGCTGGCGCTGGTCAAGGTCACCGGCACCGGCGAAGATCGGGTCGAGGCGCTTAGGCTTGCCGACGCCTTCCGCGCCCAGGTGATCGACGCCAACACCGAGCACTTCATCTTCGAAATCACCGGCCGTGTTTCCAAGATCGAGCAGTTCATCTCGATCATGAAACCGCTCGGCCTGGTCGAAATCTGCCGCACCGGCATTGCCGCCATGAACCGCGGCCCGCAGGGGATGTAAGGCAAGAACCAGCACGAGAAACATACAGCAGTCCCCTGGCAGCGGTCTCGCAGCCGTAACAGTCGATCCGGCCTGGCCGGCACGCGTTTGAAGACGGATTTCCGATGACTGCCGAAACGTTCGCCGCGCTTGTGCTGTTTGCCTTCGTCACCTCTGTGACGTCGGGCCCCAACAATATGATGCTGTTTGCCTCAGGTGTGAATTTCGGCTTTCGGCGGACCTTGCCGCACATGATCGGCATCGGCTGCGGGTTCCTGTCCTTGCTGCTCGGCGTCGGGTTCGGCCTGGGCGCGTTGCTGGAAACCGTGCCGACGCTGTATCTGGCGCTGAAATTGCTCGGTGGCGGCTATCTGCTCTATATAGCCTGGAAGATCGGCACGTCGCGGGCGCTGCCCGACGGCAAGGTTGGCGCCAGGCCGATGACTTTTCTCGAAGCGGCGGCGTTTCAGTGGGTCAACCCGAAGGCCTGGGTGATGGCGGTGACCGCGATGACGCTCTACACCGATCCGGACCGCTATCCGCTCTCGGTGACGCTTGTCGGCTTTGCCTTCACGCTGACCAACATGCCGAGTGTATCGACCTGGGCCGGCTTCGGCTCGGTGATGCGGCAATGGCTGTCCGATCCTGTGCGGTTGAAATGGTTCAACATCACCATGGCCCTGCTGCTGGTGGCCAGCCTCTGGCCGATGTTGCGGTAACGGCCATCACGGCCAGCCATTCGATATTGCGATCTGGTGCAACCGGGCATAATCTCCCGTCATGTCACACGATCACCACGACCACCATCACGACAATGACCTCGATCCCTTCGCAGCAAGGGTGAAGGCACTGGAAACTATTCTCACCCAAAAGGGGCTGATCGATCCGGCCGCGATCGACGCCATTGTCGAGACCTATGAAACCAAAGTGGGGCCGCGCAACGGCGCCCGTGTGGTGGCCAAGGCCTGGACCGATCCAGAGTATGCTGACTGGCTCAAGCGCGACGCCACTGCGGCAATCGCCTCGCTTGGTTATATGGGGCGCCAGGGCGAGCACATGCAGGCGGCATTCAACACGCCCGACACCCACAACATGATCGTCTGCACGCTCTGCTCCTGCTATCCCTGGACAGTGCTCGGGGTGCCGCCGGTGTGGTACAAGGCGCCATCCTATCGCAGCCAGGCGGTCATCAATCCGCGCGGCGTGCTGGCCGAATTCGGGCTCGAACTGCCGCAATCCACCCGCATCCGGGTGTGGGATTCAACCGCCGAGCTGCGCTACATGGTGGTGCCGATGCGCCCCGAGGGGACCGACGGCATGAGCGAGGCGGAACTTGCAGTGCTTGTCACCCGCGATTCGATGATCGGCACCGGTCTGCCGCTCGCTCCGGGAGCAGCCTGATGAACGGCCCGCAAGATCTTGGTGGACAGATGGGCTTTGGCCCGGTCGCACCGGAACCGGACGAACCGGTGTTTCACGCCGAGTGGGAACGCCGGGCGCTGGGAATCACGCTGGCCACCGGCGCCTTCGGCGCCTGGAACATCGACGAAAGCCGCCATGCCCGCGAAAGCCTGCATCCGGCAACATATTATTCCTCGAGCTATTACGAAATCTGGACCCGGGCGCTGGAGACGCTGCTCGTGCGTCACGGTTTTCTCACGCCTGACGAACTTGAGGCCGGCCACCGTCTCGGCAAGGGGGCCGAGCCCGCGCGTGTTCTCCAGGCTTGCGATGTCGCCGCCACGCTGGCCCGCGGTGGGCCGTGTAACCGCACGGTT
This DNA window, taken from Hoeflea algicola, encodes the following:
- a CDS encoding GGDEF domain-containing protein: MRFHKAELFFFLLIGLVGFGGAFAWAAFSAATNGVVVGGVDTAAHFAFMSAVLAGLSVVCGVTLIFPIMSSGLRERGKLQKMTESLSVRSQSLEHAAVTDGLTGMYNRRYFDDALNEYLDAFRRIRKPIGMVILDLDHFKKINDTHGHDVGDEVLRQVAECLRVFTRYHDVLARLGGEEFAILSPNINEQQLYQLADRIRQAISQLRIKTGNVTLKVTTSAGLAIWDGSESGEELYRRTDKQLYEAKRLGRNRVCAA
- a CDS encoding helicase HerA domain-containing protein, which translates into the protein MDTGTTSTFDDSEEGRNRRDKAAPGNRLLGRVIGCSGSKATVSAIAGSDGGGLAELWSVGRLISISVGKNRVVALVCSMKTNMVAWSENDDNVMHIEVELVGEIRTGIEGKVEFSAGISHYPYLGAVVHRMRSSDLAVIYDPGVSETAVIGKLTQDPSLDALIHVPALLSRHFAVVGTTGVGKTTAVALLLHKALKADPALRILILDPHNEFAAAFPTESVVIDTDTLDLPFWLFRLEEFTEVLFRGRPAIAEEIDVLRDLIPEAKRMFKGGNHDSPLVRRTQERSSVTADTPVPYRVADLLALIDERIGKLEGRSEKPHLRSLKVRVQAAINDPRYEFMFSSNTIHDTILTTISHIFRIPGDGKPVTTFQLAGIPSEVVNSVASILCRMAFEIALWSAGGVRILVVCEEAHRYVPADPKLGFFPTRQAISRIAKEGRKYGVSLGVITQRPGELDPTILSQCSTVFAMRLSNDHDQDIIRSAIPDSSASTMSFLSSIGNGEAIAFGEAVAVPMRMVFERVPEHILPKANSGLQPVHRNESNNVDLRKIVMRMRHIDDAEKPAVAFSEGVEQSPSIDPTATMPGMATRSGEIAAPRAPAYQPGETVRPAQEPRAQNHYGEATRPAAEPQTQNLHGETIRPAPEPRSQTHYGETLRPATEPREQDPQAPRHELRSIRSSLLKKPLSSLLKP
- a CDS encoding acetolactate synthase 3 large subunit is translated as MAGNEMEMTGAEMVLQALRDNGVEHIFGYPGGAVLPIYDELHQQDTIQHILVRHEQGAGHMAEGYARSTGKPGVVLVTSGPGATNVVTALQDALMDSIPLVCLTGQVPTSLIGSDAFQECDTVGITRPCTKHNWLVKDVNQLSRVIHEAFRIATTGRPGPVVVDIPKDVQFATGIYTPPSPVIEQKSYQPKVSGDLDKIRAAIELMAGAKRPIIYSGGGVVNSGREASQLLRELVELTGFPITSTLMGLGAYPASGKNWMGMLGMHGTYEANMAMHDCDVMVCIGARFDDRITGRLDAFSPNSKKIHIDIDPSSINKIVRTEVGIVGDIGHVLEDMVRLWRASKKTDRSQLADWWTQISKWRGRNSLAYPSNKDVIMPQYAIQRLYELTKDRDTYITTEVGQHQMWAAQFYGFEEPNRWMTSGGLGTMGYGFPAAIGAQVAHRDSLVIDIAGDASIQMCIQEMSCAVQHQLPVKIFILNNQYMGMVRQWQQLLHGNRLSHSYTESMPDFVKLAEAYGGVGIRCDKPGDLDDAITKMIDTPQPVIFDCRVASLANCFPMIPSGKAHNDMLLPDEATDEAVANAIDAKGRALV
- the ilvN gene encoding acetolactate synthase small subunit, which codes for MNAQHQPTGSAYFMTAETALPETHTLSVLVDNEPGVLARVIGLFSGRGYNIESLTVSETEHEAHLSRITIVTTATPNVLEQVKAQLERIVPVHRVVDLTVRSAELGHEKPLERELALVKVTGTGEDRVEALRLADAFRAQVIDANTEHFIFEITGRVSKIEQFISIMKPLGLVEICRTGIAAMNRGPQGM
- a CDS encoding LysE family translocator, whose product is MTAETFAALVLFAFVTSVTSGPNNMMLFASGVNFGFRRTLPHMIGIGCGFLSLLLGVGFGLGALLETVPTLYLALKLLGGGYLLYIAWKIGTSRALPDGKVGARPMTFLEAAAFQWVNPKAWVMAVTAMTLYTDPDRYPLSVTLVGFAFTLTNMPSVSTWAGFGSVMRQWLSDPVRLKWFNITMALLLVASLWPMLR
- the nthA gene encoding nitrile hydratase subunit alpha produces the protein MSHDHHDHHHDNDLDPFAARVKALETILTQKGLIDPAAIDAIVETYETKVGPRNGARVVAKAWTDPEYADWLKRDATAAIASLGYMGRQGEHMQAAFNTPDTHNMIVCTLCSCYPWTVLGVPPVWYKAPSYRSQAVINPRGVLAEFGLELPQSTRIRVWDSTAELRYMVVPMRPEGTDGMSEAELAVLVTRDSMIGTGLPLAPGAA
- the nthB gene encoding nitrile hydratase subunit beta, which encodes MNGPQDLGGQMGFGPVAPEPDEPVFHAEWERRALGITLATGAFGAWNIDESRHARESLHPATYYSSSYYEIWTRALETLLVRHGFLTPDELEAGHRLGKGAEPARVLQACDVAATLARGGPCNRTVEATPKFAVGDRVRTINAHPVGHTRLPRYARGKMGVIEAVREAFVFPDTNAHGNGEQPQHVYTVNFGGHELWGQGADPSLSVSIDAWESYLERA